In one window of Tellurirhabdus rosea DNA:
- a CDS encoding N-acyl-D-amino-acid deacylase family protein → MPTLRLLLFVLMTLTARAQTYDLVIRNGRVVDGTGNAWYHADIGIRAGRITRIGAIPAAEGKRVIDARNQIVAPGFIDVHTHLESSIGPRPGAENFLYDGVTTLITGNCGGSATSLRAFFDSLALTGVSPNVAAMIGHNTVRLKVMKTAFRDPTAREQAEMERLVEEAMKQGAVGLSTGLIYKPGTWAKTGEIVGLAKVAARYGGVYASHIRTEGQEVRKAIAEAIQIGREARIPIQISHFKVASKPIWGASRETVGMVEAARREGIDVTVDQYPYTASSTSLETMLPSWALADGDSALLARLRDAATRTKIRNEMVTALKKSERKNYEYAVVAYYRADTTLNGKSITAINRQMGRKANLETEAELILELMEKANLQRIQMVYHTMSEEDVTTIMRYPNTMIASDAGVVRFGSGMPHPRAYGTNSRVLGHYVREQKVLGLEDAVRRMTSLPAQRFRLADRGLLRPGYAADLVVFDENTVADGATYDAPHGYAKGFSYVLVNGEPVIEDGRHNGKRPGQLLRGSAYAAGSVADANK, encoded by the coding sequence ATGCCAACACTACGTTTACTCCTCTTCGTATTGATGACCTTAACGGCCCGTGCCCAGACGTACGACCTCGTCATCCGCAACGGCCGGGTCGTTGACGGCACCGGAAACGCCTGGTACCACGCCGACATCGGCATTCGGGCGGGCAGGATTACCCGGATCGGCGCCATCCCGGCGGCGGAGGGCAAACGGGTCATCGACGCCCGAAACCAGATCGTTGCGCCCGGTTTCATCGATGTCCACACGCATCTGGAAAGCAGCATCGGGCCGCGGCCGGGGGCCGAAAATTTCCTGTACGACGGGGTCACCACACTCATCACGGGCAACTGCGGCGGGTCGGCCACCAGCCTGCGGGCCTTTTTCGACTCGCTGGCGCTGACGGGCGTTTCGCCCAACGTCGCGGCCATGATCGGCCATAATACCGTCCGGCTGAAAGTGATGAAAACGGCCTTCCGCGACCCTACCGCCCGCGAACAGGCCGAAATGGAGCGCCTCGTGGAAGAAGCCATGAAACAGGGCGCCGTGGGCCTCTCGACCGGGCTCATCTACAAACCCGGCACCTGGGCCAAAACGGGCGAAATCGTGGGGCTGGCCAAAGTGGCGGCGCGCTACGGTGGCGTCTACGCCTCGCATATCCGCACCGAAGGCCAGGAGGTCCGCAAAGCCATTGCCGAAGCCATTCAGATTGGCCGTGAAGCCCGCATTCCGATTCAGATTTCGCATTTTAAAGTCGCCAGCAAGCCCATCTGGGGCGCCAGCCGCGAAACGGTCGGCATGGTGGAGGCCGCCCGCCGCGAAGGCATCGACGTGACCGTGGACCAGTACCCGTACACGGCGTCCAGCACTTCGCTCGAAACCATGCTCCCCTCCTGGGCGCTGGCCGACGGCGACTCGGCCCTACTCGCCCGGCTCCGCGACGCAGCGACCCGCACCAAAATCCGCAACGAAATGGTGACGGCCCTCAAAAAAAGCGAGCGCAAGAACTACGAATACGCCGTGGTGGCCTACTACCGCGCAGATACCACCCTCAACGGCAAGAGCATCACGGCCATCAACCGGCAGATGGGCCGCAAGGCAAACCTGGAAACGGAGGCCGAACTGATTCTGGAGCTGATGGAAAAAGCTAACCTCCAGCGGATTCAGATGGTCTACCACACCATGTCGGAAGAGGACGTGACCACCATCATGCGGTATCCGAACACGATGATTGCCTCCGATGCCGGGGTCGTGCGGTTTGGGTCGGGAATGCCGCATCCGCGCGCCTACGGCACCAACAGCCGCGTGCTGGGCCATTACGTACGCGAACAGAAGGTGCTGGGTCTGGAAGATGCCGTCCGCCGGATGACCTCCCTGCCCGCCCAGCGCTTCAGACTGGCGGACCGGGGCCTGCTGCGGCCGGGCTACGCGGCGGACCTCGTAGTTTTTGACGAAAATACCGTGGCCGACGGCGCCACCTACGACGCGCCGCATGGCTACGCCAAAGGATTCTCGTACGTGCTGGTCAACGGCGAGCCGGTCATTGAAGACGGTCGGCACAACGGAAAGCGGCCCGGCCAGTTGCTGCGGGGCAGTGCCTACGCGGCGGGCAGTGTAGCCGACGCGAATAAGTAA
- a CDS encoding Gfo/Idh/MocA family protein → MNNLTIDRRRFLSASAALALTAYGANGMNMLHPTAQTYRVGLIGTGWYGKSDLFRLIQVAPVEVVALCDVDKNMLEAAGKLVSQRQKSGKVPKLYGDYRKMLDENKMDIVLIGTPDHWHALQTIDALKSGAHVYVQKPISVDVMEGEAMVAAARKYNKVVQVGTQRKSTPHLIDAKKKIVETGLLGKVAHVEMCCYFHMRANGNPETQAVPAFLDYEMWTGPAPLRPYDGLPHIRWWRTFNEYGNGIMGDMCVHMLDTVRWMLGLGWPKKISSTGGVYVQKEGKSNIADTQTAVFEYDNLNCVWTHRSWGTPANADYPWSLTIYGDKGTLYASTMQYDFVPVDKKVEKIHKDVVYEKEKYPEDQTEERIELNAAPATRLHMLDFLSAIEKKSRPVADIEEGHISTASCILANISMKVGRPLVYDPQKREVVGDKEATALLKRPYRAPWKHPEPARV, encoded by the coding sequence ATGAATAACCTCACCATCGACCGGCGGCGCTTCCTCAGCGCGTCGGCGGCACTGGCTCTGACCGCCTACGGAGCCAACGGCATGAACATGCTCCATCCGACGGCCCAGACCTACCGCGTTGGCCTGATCGGCACGGGCTGGTACGGCAAAAGTGACCTCTTTCGCCTTATTCAGGTAGCACCCGTGGAGGTTGTCGCCCTCTGCGATGTGGATAAAAACATGCTCGAAGCGGCCGGTAAACTCGTCAGCCAGCGGCAGAAATCCGGCAAGGTGCCTAAACTATACGGCGATTACCGGAAGATGCTGGACGAAAATAAAATGGACATTGTCCTGATCGGTACGCCCGACCACTGGCACGCCCTGCAAACCATCGACGCCCTGAAATCCGGAGCGCATGTGTACGTGCAGAAGCCCATCAGCGTGGACGTGATGGAAGGCGAAGCGATGGTGGCCGCCGCCCGCAAATACAACAAAGTGGTGCAGGTCGGCACGCAGCGCAAAAGCACGCCGCACCTCATCGACGCCAAGAAAAAAATCGTGGAGACAGGGCTGCTCGGCAAAGTCGCCCACGTCGAAATGTGCTGCTACTTCCACATGCGGGCCAACGGAAACCCGGAGACCCAGGCGGTTCCGGCCTTTCTGGACTACGAGATGTGGACCGGCCCCGCTCCCCTGCGCCCCTACGACGGACTGCCGCACATCCGCTGGTGGCGGACCTTCAACGAGTACGGCAACGGCATCATGGGCGATATGTGCGTCCACATGCTCGATACGGTCCGGTGGATGCTGGGGCTGGGCTGGCCGAAAAAAATCTCGTCCACGGGCGGGGTGTACGTGCAGAAAGAAGGCAAATCGAACATCGCCGACACCCAGACGGCCGTTTTCGAATACGACAACCTCAACTGCGTCTGGACTCACCGCTCCTGGGGGACACCCGCCAATGCCGATTACCCCTGGTCGCTGACGATTTACGGCGACAAAGGAACGCTGTACGCCAGCACCATGCAGTACGACTTTGTGCCCGTTGACAAAAAGGTCGAAAAGATTCACAAGGACGTGGTCTACGAAAAGGAAAAATACCCCGAAGACCAGACCGAGGAACGCATCGAACTGAACGCCGCCCCGGCCACGCGCCTGCACATGCTCGACTTCCTGAGCGCTATCGAGAAAAAAAGCCGCCCGGTGGCCGACATCGAGGAAGGCCATATCTCCACGGCCAGCTGCATTCTGGCGAATATTTCCATGAAAGTCGGCCGCCCGCTGGTGTACGATCCGCAGAAACGCGAAGTCGTCGGCGACAAAGAGGCTACGGCGCTGCTCAAGCGGCCCTACCGCGCCCCGTGGAAGCATCCCGAACCGGCGCGGGTATAA
- a CDS encoding outer membrane beta-barrel protein, whose product MKTFILLVFAATSTIAYGQARLSGTVKDAAGKPLPFVTVVLLKPDSSLVKSTASDSGGRYAFENVRLGAYRLAASGVGFRKIASPPFAVESPSTSGPTLTLAESTSQLSEVTIAIKKPFVEQKIDRMVVNVAGSIIGSGSTALEVLERSPGVTVDYQNETLQLRGKEGVIVQIDGRQSYLSPQDVIALLRTMSSDNIEKVELITNPSSRYDAAGNSGIINIQLKKNRSLGTNGSLSAALGTGRYDRERGGLQLNHRTAKLNLFGSYSLNRGGNFFDFLLKRNQPDPSPTAPGRRNLVETYTYLRFRDLGQNAKAGFDFMPTKQTTIGLVWTGLWSDHRERGPAYGTFRRTENGPVYLWTGTEKTYNTNSLNQVGNLNFQHSLGEKGGQLNADVDVGYFQRDFSNRLLTTVLIPDGQTEPSELLNTQPTEINIFTAKADYTRPLRNGWRLETGLKTASVRTDNDLTLSLGPPGEIVRNPDLSTRFLYTERVNAAYASASGKWGKTQVQAGLRAEHTHSEGNAVTMRQVVTRNYLNLFPSLFLTRPLAGDRTLNASYSYRIDRPNYQFLNPARGYVDPYTYSQGNAFLRPQYTHALEVRYAFKNGLFVSAGANYLRDMFSYVVYVTEGNTGYRFAQNIGRSQGYTATLGWPVTVTKGWQLQTNWLAYFNRYQFRYESTDLRIDNFSGRLNANNAFTFGKGWTGELNGWLQTPSVTVLFRTPWLGSLDAGVQKAVTSALKLKLSAQDVFRSNQVIGGADQPGNSQSVRIKFDTRVVLLNLTYSFGNQQVKAARQRQTASEEESRRAN is encoded by the coding sequence ATGAAAACATTTATCCTTCTCGTTTTTGCGGCCACGAGCACCATTGCTTACGGACAGGCCAGGCTCAGTGGGACGGTTAAGGATGCGGCGGGCAAACCGCTGCCGTTTGTCACGGTGGTGCTGCTCAAACCGGACTCTTCGCTGGTGAAAAGCACCGCCAGCGACTCCGGCGGGCGGTACGCGTTCGAGAACGTCCGGTTGGGGGCTTACCGGCTGGCGGCCTCGGGCGTGGGTTTCCGCAAAATTGCGTCCCCGCCTTTTGCCGTGGAATCCCCTTCCACATCCGGCCCCACGCTGACGCTCGCGGAGAGCACCAGCCAACTGTCCGAAGTGACCATAGCGATCAAAAAGCCGTTTGTGGAACAGAAAATCGACCGCATGGTGGTCAACGTGGCGGGCAGCATCATCGGCAGCGGCAGCACGGCGCTGGAAGTGCTGGAACGGTCGCCCGGCGTAACGGTTGACTATCAGAACGAAACGCTTCAACTGCGCGGAAAGGAAGGCGTCATTGTGCAGATCGACGGGCGGCAGAGTTACCTTTCGCCGCAGGATGTGATTGCCCTGCTGCGGACGATGTCGAGCGACAACATTGAGAAGGTTGAACTCATTACCAATCCCTCGTCGCGCTACGATGCCGCCGGAAATTCGGGCATTATCAACATTCAGCTGAAGAAAAATCGCAGTCTGGGCACCAACGGCAGCCTGTCGGCGGCGCTCGGCACGGGCCGTTACGACCGCGAGCGGGGTGGCCTGCAACTGAATCACCGGACGGCCAAACTGAACCTGTTCGGCTCGTACAGCCTCAACCGGGGCGGCAATTTCTTCGATTTTCTGCTGAAACGCAACCAGCCGGACCCCAGCCCGACGGCCCCCGGCCGCCGCAACCTGGTGGAGACGTACACCTACCTGCGCTTCCGCGACCTGGGCCAGAATGCCAAAGCCGGATTTGATTTCATGCCGACCAAACAGACGACCATCGGGCTGGTCTGGACGGGTCTATGGAGCGACCACCGCGAACGTGGCCCCGCTTACGGCACCTTCCGGCGGACCGAAAACGGCCCCGTCTACCTCTGGACCGGGACCGAAAAAACCTATAACACCAACAGTCTCAATCAGGTCGGCAACCTCAATTTTCAGCACTCATTAGGAGAAAAAGGCGGGCAGCTCAACGCGGACGTGGATGTCGGGTACTTTCAGCGCGATTTCAGCAACCGCCTCCTGACGACGGTTCTGATTCCGGACGGGCAGACGGAGCCCAGCGAGCTACTCAACACGCAGCCGACCGAAATCAACATTTTTACGGCAAAAGCAGACTACACCCGCCCGCTGCGTAACGGCTGGCGGCTGGAAACGGGCCTCAAAACCGCTTCCGTCCGGACCGACAACGACCTGACGCTCAGCCTGGGCCCGCCCGGCGAAATCGTCCGTAACCCGGACCTGTCGACACGGTTTCTGTACACCGAACGGGTGAATGCCGCCTACGCGAGCGCTTCCGGGAAATGGGGCAAAACGCAGGTGCAGGCCGGTTTGCGGGCCGAACACACGCATTCGGAGGGCAACGCCGTGACCATGCGGCAGGTGGTGACGCGCAACTACCTGAACCTGTTTCCGAGCCTGTTTCTGACCCGTCCGCTGGCCGGCGACCGCACGCTGAATGCGTCCTACAGCTACCGCATCGACCGGCCCAATTACCAGTTTCTGAATCCGGCCCGGGGCTACGTCGATCCGTACACGTATTCGCAGGGAAACGCTTTTCTGCGGCCGCAGTACACCCATGCGCTGGAAGTTCGGTACGCGTTCAAAAACGGCCTTTTTGTCTCGGCGGGGGCCAATTACCTGCGGGACATGTTCAGCTATGTGGTGTATGTAACAGAAGGAAATACGGGTTACCGCTTTGCGCAGAACATCGGAAGGTCACAGGGCTATACCGCAACGCTCGGCTGGCCGGTTACCGTGACAAAAGGCTGGCAGTTGCAGACCAACTGGCTGGCGTATTTCAACCGCTACCAGTTCCGATACGAGAGCACCGACTTGCGCATCGACAACTTTTCGGGACGTCTCAACGCCAACAACGCCTTTACGTTTGGCAAAGGCTGGACGGGCGAACTGAACGGCTGGCTCCAGACGCCTTCGGTGACGGTTCTCTTCCGGACTCCCTGGCTCGGGTCGCTGGATGCGGGCGTGCAGAAAGCGGTCACTTCGGCCCTGAAGCTGAAACTGAGCGCCCAGGACGTGTTTCGCTCGAATCAGGTGATCGGCGGGGCCGACCAGCCGGGCAACTCCCAGTCCGTCCGGATCAAATTTGACACCCGCGTGGTGCTGCTCAACCTGACGTACTCGTTTGGCAACCAGCAGGTGAAAGCGGCCCGGCAGCGGCAAACGGCTTCGGAAGAGGAAAGCCGTCGGGCCAACTAG
- a CDS encoding DUF2306 domain-containing protein: MKMLISFLLITHVVAGTLALLIGLVPMFARKGSRLHNRAGRIYVWSMTYIALSSVLLCVLQPFTLFRLFLSGIAVFSFYLSTTGWRATRQKRGQITAFDRVLTYGTLLVSAGMIGFGFWLLAQSYSYLNVLFLVFGGMTGTFALKDALRYRQPAEKMAWYFQHLTRMGGSYISAITAFLVNNNTRMLPPGTPDWVHLATWIVPSVVGGILIGRTVRYYKEKFDRKPALA, translated from the coding sequence ATGAAAATGCTGATTTCTTTCCTGCTCATCACCCACGTCGTCGCCGGGACGCTGGCCCTGCTGATTGGGCTGGTGCCGATGTTCGCCCGCAAAGGCAGCCGCTTACACAACCGCGCGGGCCGGATTTATGTCTGGAGCATGACCTACATTGCCCTTTCGTCGGTACTGCTTTGCGTGCTTCAGCCGTTCACGCTGTTCCGGCTTTTTCTGAGCGGAATTGCCGTCTTTAGTTTTTACCTGAGCACCACCGGCTGGCGGGCAACCCGGCAAAAGCGGGGGCAGATCACGGCGTTTGACCGGGTCCTGACTTACGGAACGCTGCTCGTCAGCGCGGGCATGATCGGCTTCGGCTTCTGGCTGCTCGCGCAGTCGTACTCGTACCTAAACGTGCTGTTCCTGGTTTTCGGCGGCATGACCGGAACCTTCGCCCTGAAAGATGCGCTTCGTTACCGGCAACCGGCCGAAAAAATGGCCTGGTACTTTCAGCACCTAACCCGGATGGGCGGCTCCTACATTTCGGCCATCACGGCGTTTCTGGTCAACAACAACACCCGGATGCTGCCCCCGGGCACGCCCGACTGGGTGCACCTGGCCACTTGGATCGTCCCTTCCGTCGTCGGCGGCATACTGATCGGGCGTACCGTTCGCTATTACAAGGAAAAATTTGACCGAAAGCCCGCCCTCGCCTGA